One Mycolicibacterium fallax genomic window, GGTGCATGCCCTCGCCGGTGCCGGTGAGCACCACGACGTCGTCGGACTCGATGATCCGGTCGACGTTCATCAGCGGGCTGCCCGCGAACTCCGGGTTCTCGATCTCCTCGTCGAACTCCGTCTTGCCGCGGGTGGTCCGCACCCCGTGGATCTGCCAGATGACGTCGTCGGTCAGGCACCCCAGGATGGCGTCGTGATCACTGGACAGGAACCCATGGATATATCGGTCGATGGTCTGCTGGCGCGCGGTCATGGTGACCTAGCCTTGTCCACCGGGTACGGCCAGGTCAAGGCCGGTTTTGCTGAGCGATCGCTCAAAATGCGGCGGCATCCCGATTGCCGCCGCGCGGCTGCCGGCACCCTTTCTAAACTGACCGGGTGAGCTTTTCCGCACCGCACGGCCGGGCCGATGTCCGCTGACCCCGACATCGACAAACTGGCCGCCACCGTCGCCGATTACCCCGACGTGCTGGAGTTGCGGCTGCGGCTGAGCCGGCTGCTGGGCGAGCGGGGCCGGCATGCCGAGGCGCTGGCCCATGCCGTCGAGGCGCTGCGGATCTCCCCCGGCAACGCCGAGGTCCTCGCGGCGGTCACCCGGCTGGCCGCCGAACCGCCGCCGGCCGCCCCGCAGCCCCCCGAACCCGGCGGCGACCCCGGATTCGACTGGGGCCGCGCCGAGGCCGAGTTGAGCGACATCGTCGGGCCCGAGTACCTCGGCGACCCGGGCCCCGAACCCGCCCGGCCGGCGCCCCGCAGCGGCACCCGGATGACCGATGTGGCCGGGATGGACACGGTGAAGGCGGCGATCGAGCTGTCGTTCATCGGGCCGCTGCGCAACCCGGAGCTGGCCCGCGCCTACGGCACCGGGGCCGGCGGCGGGCTGCTGCTCTACGGCCCGCCGGGCTGCGGCAAGACGTTTCTGGCCTCGGCGATCGCCGGGGAGCTCGGCGCCCGGTTCTATCCGGTCGGGGTCCCGGACATCGTCGAGATGGCCAGCGGCGGCACCGAGGCGGCGTTGCAGGAGCTGTTCGCCACCGCCCGCGCCACCGCGCCGGCGGTCATCTTCTTCGACGAGATCGACGCGATCGGCCAGAAGCGCTCGCAGCTGCGCGGCGCGAGTGTGCTGCGCCAGTTGGTCACCCGGCTGCTCACCGAGCTCGACGCCACGGTGTCGCGCAACGAGGGGGTGTTCGTCGTCGGCGCCACCAACCACCCGTGGGACCTCGACGCCGCGCTGCGCCGGCCGGGCCGCTTCGATCGGATGCTGTTCGTGTCCCCGCCCGACAAGCCGGCCCGGGCGGCACTGATCCGCGCGCACCTGGCCGGCCGGCCGATCGAGGGCATCGACCTGGACGCGGTGGTCGAGGGCACCGCCGGGTTCTCCGGGGCCGACGTCGCGCTGGTGTGCCGGTCGGCGGCCCAGCGCGCGATGGCAGATTCGCTGGCCGGCGAACCGCGCTGCATCACCATGGCGGATCTGCGGGCGGCGCTGGCGTCGCTGTCCTCCAGCACCGGACCGTGGTTCACGATGGCCCGCAATGTCGTCGAGTTCGCCAACACCGACGGCGCGTTCGACGAGTTGGCGCACTACCTCCGGCGCGGCCGGGGCCGCTAACCGCCCAGGGTGCTGACCGGCGGCGGCTGCGGGTCAAACCGGAATGCCGGCGTGCTGAAGGTCGGCACGGTGATCGTCGGGCCGGGGAAGTTCTCCGGCGACAGCGGCCCGACGGTGTAGACGAACTCGGTGCCCGCCGCGCGCTCGGCGCAGACGGTGACCAGCCAGCCGCAACCGGCGACGAGCAGCGCGGCCAGCGCGGCGATGATCAGCCTGTAGCGCACCGGGCGGGGCAGCCGGCCGATCTTGACCGCCCCCTCCAGGCCCAGCACTCCCAGCACGATGAGCAGCACCATCAGCGCGAACCACAGCGCGCCGGGCTGACGCGCCAGCGCCGAGAACGCCCACCCGATGCCGATCGGCAGGCCCAGGCCCAGCAGCCACACCGCCCAGTTGCCCTGCTGGTCGTCGAGGTGGGTGGCCACGTCGGTGTCGCCGCCGCGGCGAATTCGGCCAAGGTCCAGCAGCAGATGCGCGAGGGCGGCGATCAGCACCGCCGAGACCAGCACCCGGTAGCCGAACCGCACCCCGTCGGCGTTCCAGGCCAGCCGGATCAGCACCGGGGTGATGCTGGCCAGCAGCGCGGCCAGCCCGGCCAGCAGCACCCCGGCCACCGCGACCGGGTTGCGCCACAGGCGTTTCGACAGGTAGCCGGCCGGCAGCACCCGGCGCAGCCGGACGAACAGCCGGGTCCAGTGCACCAGCAGCGGTGCCATCAGCAGCGGGGTCAGATACCGCAGCACGCCCGGCGGCGTCCAGGCCGAGAGCAGCATCAGCGCGACCGCGTAGATCCACACCCCGCTGGCCAGCCGGCTCAGGGTGCCCCACACCACCTCGGACAGGGCGTGCCGGGCCTGCCGGTCGGTGGGATCGGAGGCCAGCACCCGGGTCAGCCCGGCCGCCCGCTCCGAGGTGAAGTCCCGCAGCCGGGCGTTGGCGGTGGCCAGTTCGGTGTGGCCCGGGTCGGCCTGCAGTCCCGCGGTCACCAGCCGCCGGGCCAGGTCGGGCTCGGACAGCCGCTCGGCGGCGAGGGCGGCCTGCAGCAGCAGGTCGGGGTCCTCGGGCGCGAGTTCGGCGACCCGTGCCACCGCGGCCAGTCCCGCGCGTTTGCCCGCGCCGAGGCCGACGCCGCGGGACAGGCAGGTGGCCAGCAGGGCGTGCGCCGACGGATCGGCCGGATCCTGCGCGACCACCCGGTGGGCCAGCTCGACGGCGGCGTCGGGGTCCCCGGCCAGCAGGTTCAGCCGGGCCAGCACCCGCAGCGCCGGGCCGCCGGCCGCCGGATCGTGCTCGAGGGCGGCCGTCGCGCAGCCGTAGGCGGTGACCGGGTCGCCGGCGTCCAGCGCCAGGGTCGCCAGCCCGGTCAGCAGCTCGACATCCTCGGGCCGCTCGGCCAGGCCGGCACGCAGCACGGCAGCGGCCTCGTGGTGCCGGCCCAGCTCGGCCAGCAGCTCGGCGCGCGCCAGGACCGCCGCGACGTCCACCGTCAGCGGCTCAGCCGGATGCGCAACTCCTCGACCGCCGCGCCGACGCCGGCCAGCTGCTCGGCGACCCGCTCCGGGGCGGTGCCGCCGCGGGCGTTGCGGGACCGCACCGAACCCTGCACGGTCAGCACCTCGCGGACCGCCGGGGTCAGCGCCGGGTCGATCGCGGCGAAGTCGGCGTCGGACAGCGCGTCGAGCCCGACGCCGCGGCCCTCGGCGACCTTGACCGCCGCACCGGCCGCCTCGTGCGCGACCCGGAACGGCACGCCCTGGCGGACCATCCACTCGGCGATGTCGGTGGCCAGGGTGTAGCCGGCCGGGGCCAGCTCGGCCATCCGGTCGGTGTCGAAGGCCAGCGTGCCGACCAGGCCGGCCATCGCCGGGGCCAGCAGCTCCAGCTGGGCCACCGAGTCGAAGACCGGCTCCTTGTCCTCCTGCAGGTCACGGTTGTAGGCCAGCGGCTGGGCCTTGAGGGTGGCCAGCAGCCCGGTGAGGTTGCCGATCAGCCGGCCGGACTTGCCGCGGGCCAGCTCGGCGATGTCCGGGTTCTTCTTCTGCGGCATGATCGAGCTGCCGGTCGACCAGGCGTCGTGCAACCGAACGTAACCGAACTCGGTGGTGCTCCAGATGATGATGTCCTCGGCCAGCCGGGACAGGTCCACCGCGATCATCGCGAAGATGAAGGCGGCCTCGGCGGCGAAGTCGCGGGCGGCGGTGGCGTCGATGGAGTTCTCGGCCGCGCGGGCGAACCCGAGGTCGGCGGCGATCGCGTCGGGGTTCAGGCCCAGCGACGAGCCGGCCAGCGCGCCGGAGCCGTACGGCGACACCGCGGTGCGGTCGTCGAAGTCGGCGATCCGGTCGACGTCACGCAGCAGCGGGTGGGCGTGCGCGAGCAGCTGGTGGGCCAGCAGCACCGGCTGGGCGGACTGCAGGTGGGTCTTGCCCGGCATGATGGCGTCCGGGTGCGCGGCGGCCTGGCCGGCCAGCGCGCCGACCACCTCCAGCACCCCGTCGGCGACCCGTCGCACCGCGTCGCGCAGCCACATCCGGAACAGCGTGGCGACCTGGTCGTTGCGGGACCGGCCGGCGCGCAACCGGCCGCCCAGCTCCGGGCCGACCCGGTCGATCAGGCCGCGTTCCAGGGCGCCGTGCACGTCCTCGTCGGTCGGCAGCGCCGCGAAGCTGCCGTCGGCCAGGTCTGCGCCCAGGCTGTCCAGGCCGGCCAGCAGGCCGTCGCGCTGCTGGTCGGTGAGCAGCCCGGCCCGATGCAGCACGCCGGCGTGCGCCTTGGAGGCGGCCACGTCATACGGCGCCAGCACCCAGTCGAAGTGCGTGGAGCAGCTCAGCGCGGCCAGCGCCTCCGACGGACCGTCGGAGAACCGGCCGCCCCACAGCGACCCCTCGTTGGTGCTCACTTGATCCCCAGGTCCCGCTGCGCGGAGATCTTGCTGCTCAGCCCGTGCACGTGCACGAAGCCCTTGGCCGAGGACTGGTCGAAGCTGTCGCCCTCGTCGTAGGTGGCCAGGTTGAAGTCGTACAGCGACTCCGAGCTGCGCCGGCCGTTGACCGCGATGTGCCCGCCGTGCAGCACCAGCCGGATGTCGCCGGAGACGTGCTCCTGGGTGTGCTCGACAAAGGTCTCCAGGGCGCGCTTGAGCGGCGAGAACCACAGGCCGTCGTAGGCCAGCTCGGCCCACTTCTGGTCGGTGTGCCGCTTGAACCGGCCCAGCTCGCGTTCCAGGGTGACGTGCTCGAGCTCGGAGTGCGCGGTGATCAGCACCATCGCGCCGGGCGCCTCGTAGATCTCCCGGCTCTTGATCCCGACCAGCCGGTCCTCGACCACGTCGAGCCGGCCCACGCCCTGCTCACCGGCGCGCCGGTTGAGCTCGACGATCGCCTCCAGCACGCTGACCTTGCGGCCGTCGATGGCGACCGGGCGGCCCTGCTCGAAGCTGATGATCACCTCGTCGGGGGTGTTCCAGTTCAGCGTCGGGTCCTGGGTGTAGTCGTAGACGTCTTTGGTGGGGGCGTTCCACAGGTGCTCCAGGAACCCGGTCTCCACCGCGCGGCCCCAGACGTTCTGGTCGATGGAGAACGGCGAGCGCTTGGTGACGTTGATCGGGATGGCGTTCTCCTCGGCGAACGCGATGGCCTTCTCCCGGGTCCAGGCGTAGTCGCGGACCGGGGCCAGCACGTCCAGGTCCGGCGCCAGCGAGGCGAAGCCGACCTCGAAGCGGACCTGGTCGTTGCCCTTGCCGGTGCAGCCGTGCGCGACGATGCCGCCGCCGTGCTCGCGGGCCGCGGCGACCAGGTGCTTGACGATCAGCGGCCGGCTGATCGCCGACACCAGCGGGTAGCGGTCCATGTAGAGGCCGTTGGAGCGGATGGTCGGCAGGCAGTACTCGTCGGCGAACTCGTCGCGGGCGTCGATGACGACGGCCTCCACCGCGCCGCAGTCGATGGCGCGCTGGCGCACCACCTCCATGTCCTCACCGCCCTGACCGAGGTCGATCGCGACGGCGACGACCTCGCGGCCGGTCTCCTTGCCGATCCAGCTGATGGCCACCGAGGTGTCCAGGCCGCCGGAGTACGCGAGGATGACGCGCTCGGACATGATTTCTCCTTCTGTTACCTCACCCGGGGTGAGGGGGTTTATCGCAGGTTTTCGATTGTTTCGGCGAGCTCGGCGCCGGTCAGGGGTTCGCGGGCGATCAGCAGCAGGGTGTCGTCGCCGGCGACGGTGCCGACCACCGACGGCAGCGCCGCCCGGTCGATGGCGCTGGCCAGGTAGTGCGCCGCGCCGGGCGGGGTGCGCAGCACCGCGAGGTTGCCGCTGGCGTCGGTGGAGACCAGCAGCTCACCGAGCAGCCGGACCAGCCGCTCGGTGCCGCCGGTCACCCCGCGCACCGGGCTGCCGTCCTCGGGCACCACGTAGGCGCCGACGCCGCCGTCGGCGCCGCGCAGCTTGACCGCGCCGAGCTCCTCCAGGTCGCGGCTCAGGGTGGCCTGGGTGACCTCGATGCCCTCGGCGGCCAGCAGCGCGGCCAGCTCGCCCTGGCTGTGCACCGGCTGCGCGGACAGCAGCGCCACGATGCGGGACTGCCGGCCGGCGCGAGTGGCGGCCACCTCGGGGGCGGCCTTACTCTTCGGGTCGGTCGTCTTCGGGTCGGTCGTCTTCGGGTCGGTCACCGCGAGCGCTCCAGCAGCCAGACCAGCAGCGCCTTCTGGGCGTGCAGCCGGTTCTCCGCCTCGTCGAACACCGCGCTGTGCGGCCCGTCCATCACCTCGTCGGTGATCTCCTGGCCGCGGTGCGCGGGCAGGCAGTGCAGCACCACGGCGTCCGGGGCGGCCCGGCCGAGCAGTGCGGCGTTGACCTGGAACGGCCGGAATGGGCGGACCCGGTCCAGGCCGTCGTTCTCCTGCCCCATCGAGGTCCAGGTGTCGGTGACCAGCACGTCGGCGCCGTCAGCGCCGGCCGCCGGGTCGGCGGTCAGGCTGACGGTGCCGCCGGTCTCGGCGGCCCGGGCCCGCGCGTCGGCGACGAACCGCGGGTCCGGCTCGAAGCCGGCCGGGGCGGCGATGGTGACGTGCAGCCCGGCCGTCACCCCGCCGAGCATCAGCGAGTGCGCCATGTTGTTGGCGCCGTCGCCGAGGTAGGTCAGCCGCAGCCCGGCCAGGGCGGCCGGGCCGCCCCGGCGCTCGGCCAGGGTCTGCAGGTCTGCCAGCACCTGGCAGGGGTGGAAGTCGTCGGACAGCGCGTTGACGATCGGCACCGTGGCGGTGGCGGCCATCGCGGTCAGCCGCTCCTGGGCGAAGGTGCGCCACACCACCGCGTCGACGTAGCGGGACAGCACCACCCCGGTGTCCTCCAGGGTCTCCTCCCGGCCCAGCTGGGTGCTGCGCCCGTCGACGACGACGGCGTGCCCGCCGAGCTGGGCGATGCCCATCTCGAAGGAGAACCGGGTGCGGGTGGAGTTCTTCTCGAAGATCACCGCCACCCCGCGCGGGCCCTCCAGCGGCCGCCGGGAAAACGGGGCGGCCTTGAGCTCGGCGGCCAGCGCCAGCACCTCGGCCTGCTCGGCCGGGTTCAGGTCGTCGTCGCGCAGGAAGTGCCGGGGGCTCACGCGGTGTCCCCGGCGGCGGTCTGCGCGGCGGTCAGGATCGCCGGCAGGTCGGCCAGGAAGGCCTCGACCTGCGCGGCGGTGATGATCAGCGGCGGCGCCAGCCGCACGACGTTCGGCGCGGTCGCGTTGACCAGGTAGCCGGCGTCACGGGCGGCGGCCTCGACCTCCTTGGCCGACGGCGCGGTGAGCACCACCCCGAGCAGCAGCCCGCGGCCACGGACGTGGTCGACCAGCGGATGACCGGCGGCGAGGATGCCGTCGCGCAGCTGGGCGCCGCGCTCCCCGGCCGCGGTCAGCAGGCCGTCGGCGTCGATGGTCTCCAGCACCGCCCCCGCGGCGGCCGCGCAGATCGGGTTGCCGCCGAAGGTGCTGCCGTGCAGGCCGGCGGTCATCAGCTCGGCGGCCGGACCCAGGCCGATGCAGGCGCCGATCGGCAGCCCGCCGCCCAGGCCCTTGGCCAGGGTGATGACGTCGGGGATGATGCCGTCGTGCTGGTGGGCGTAGAACGCGCCGGTGCGCCCGACCCCGGTCTGCACCTCGTCGAGCACCAGCAGCGCGCCGTGCTCGGCGGTGATCCGGCGGGCCGCGGCCAGGTAGCCCGACGGCGGGGTGATGACGCCGCCCTCCCCCATGATCGGTTCCAGGAACACCGCGGCGGTCTGGTCGTCGACGGCGTCGGCCAGCGCCTGCTCGTCGCCGTAGGGCACGTGGGTGACGATGCCGGGCAGCGGCTCGAACGGCGCACGTTTGCTGGGCTGGCCGGTCAGGGCCAGCGCGCCCATGGTGCGGCCGTGGAAGGACCCCTCGGCGGCGACCAGCTTGGTGCGCCCGGTCAGCCGGGAGATCTTGAACGCGAGCTCGTTGGCCTCGGTGCCGGAGTTGCAGAAGAACACCCGGGCACCGCGGTCGCGGGCCGGGCCGAGCCGGGCGATCAGCCGCTCGGCCAGCACCACGCCGGGCTCGGTGACATACAGGTTGGAGGTGTGGCCGAGCCGGCCGAACTGGGCGGTGATGGCCGCGGCGACCGCCGGGTGGGCGTGGCCGAGCAGGTTGACCGCGATGCCGCCGAGCAGGTCCAGGTAGTCCCGGCCGTCGGCGTCGGTGACCACCGCCCCCGAGCCCGAGGCCAGGGCCAGCGGCGGGGTGCCGTAGTTGTTCATCATCACCGTCGACCAGCGTTGCTGCAGTGAGGAATTACTCATCAGGTGGTTCCCTTCGCGCCGGGGCCCGGTGATCCGGGGATCACCTTGGTTCCGGTGCCTTCGTCGGTGAACAGTTCGACCAGCACGCAGTGCTCGACGCGGCCGTCGATCACGTGCGCGCTGGGTACCCCGCCGTCGACCGCGCGCAGGCAGGCCTCGATCTTGGGCACCATGCCCGATTCCAGCCGGGGCAGCAGCTGCTTGAGCGCGGCGGTGTCGATCTCGGAGACCAGTGATTCGCGGTCGGGCCAATCGGTGTACAGGCCCTCGATGTCGGTGAGCATCAGCAGCTTCTGCGCGCCGAGCGCCTCGGCGACCGCGGCCGCGGCGGTGTCGGCGTTGATGTTGTGCACCACGCCGTCGACGTCGGGGGCGATCGTCGAGATGACCGGGATCCGCCCGGCGCCGATCAGGTCCCGCACGGCGGCCGGGTTGACCTCGTCGACGTCGCCGACCAGGCCGATGTCGGTGGCCACCCCGTCGACGTTGACGCTGCGGCGCACCGCGGTGAACAGCTGGGCGTCCTCGCCGGTGATGCCGACCGCGTACGGGCCGTGCGCGTTGATCAGGTTGACCAGTTCCCGGCCGACCTGACCGAACAGCACCATCCGGGCGACGTCGAGCACCTCGGGGGTGGTGACCCGGAAGCCGCCCTTGAAGTCGCCGTCGATGCCCAGGCGTTTGAGCATCGCGGAGATCTGCGGTCCGCCGCCGTGCACGACGACCGGGTGGATGCCGCAGTTGCGCAGGAACACCATGTCGGCGGCGAAGGCGGCCTTGAGCGTCTCGTCGGTCATGGCGTTGCCGCCGTACTTGATGACGACGATCTGGCCGTGCAGTTGCTTGAGCCACGGCAGCGCGGTGGCCAGCACCTGCGCCTTGACCGGGGTGGGCAGCGATGCGGTCATGACGAATATGCCGAGTTCTCTTCGACGTAGGCGTGCGACAGGTCGGTGGTGCGGACGGTGGCCGTCTCCTCGCCGAGGCCGAGGTCCACCAGCACCGCGATGTCGGCGCCGGACAGGTCGACGTCGCGGGCCCCGGGCGCCCCGGCACCGTCGATGCAGACCGGGGATCCGTTGAAGGACACCGAGATCCGGTCGGCCTCCAGCGGGAACGGGGACATCCCGACCGCGGCCAGCACCCGGCCCCAGTTCGGGTCGGAGCCGAACAGCGCGGTCTTGACCAGGCTGTCGCGGCCGATGATCCGGGCGGCGGTCAGCGCGTCGTCGGCGCTGCGGGCGCCGGCGACGGTGATGCTGACCCGCTTGGTGACGCCCTCGGCGTCGGCCTGCAGCTGCGCGCACAGGTCGTCGCAGATCGCGAACACCGCGGCGTCCAGGTCGTCCTGGCTCGGCGCGATGCCGCTGGCGCCCGAGGCCAGCAGCAGCACGGTGTCGTTGGTGGAGGTGGCGCCGTCGATGTCGAGCCGGTCGAAGGTCAGCGCGGCGGCGCGGCGCAGCGCGGTGTCCAGCGCGGCGGCGTCGGCGACCGCGTCGGTGGTCAGCACCACCAGCATGGTGGCCAGCGCGGGGGCCATCATGCCCGCGCCCTTGGCCATCGCGCCGACGGTCCAGTTGCTGTCGGGGGCCACCTCGTGGTGCAGCGCAACCTGTTTCGGCACGGTGTCGGTGGTCATGATGGCCCGGGCGGCGTCCTCGCCGCCGTGCAGGCCGCCGGCCATCTCGTGCACGATCTCGCCGGCCCCGGCCAGCAGCTTGTCCATCGGCAGCCGGTCGCCGATCAGGCCGGTGGAGCAGACCGCCACCTCGATGGCGCCGGTCTCGGTGCCCCACGCCGACAGTGCGGCGGCGACGGCCTCGGCGGTGGCGTGGGTGTCCTGGAAGCCACCGGGGCCGGTGCAGGCGTTGGCGCCGCCGGAGTTCAGGATCACCGCGCGCAGCCGGCCGGTGGTCAGCACCTGTTTGCTCCAGCGCACCGGGGCGGCGGTGACCTGGTTGCGGGTGAACACCCCGGCGGCGGCGTAGTCGGGACCCTCGTTGAACACCAGCGCGAGGTCGGGTTTTCCGGAGGCCTTGATGCCGGCGCTGATGCCGGCGGCCCGGAAGCCCTCGGGGGCGGTGACGCCCTGGCTGCGCAGCAACCACTGCCGGGGGTGGTCGGTGGCGATCCTCATGGCGCGACTCCTACCGTGCTCAGGCCCTCGGTCTCCGGCCAGCCCAGGGCGAGGTTCATCGATTGCACGGCGGCCCCGCCGGTGCCCTTGACCAGGTTGTCGATCGCGCAGACCGCGACGAACACACCGGCGTCGGCGTCCACCGCGATGGCCAGCTGGGCGGCGTTGGAGCCGACCACCGAGCCGGTGCGCGGCAGCCGGCCCTCGGGCAGCAGGTACACGAACGGTTCGTCGGCGTAGGCCTTTTCGTACACCTCCCGGAACTGCTCGATGCCGGCGGTGGTGGGCGCGGTGCAGGTGGCCAGGATGCCGCGGGCGGTGGGGATCAGCACCGGGGTGAAGGAGACCGTGACCGGGTGGTCGCTGACGGCCTGCAGGCCTTGGGCGATTTCCGGGGTGTGCCGGTGTGCGCCGCCGATGTTGTAGGCCCGGGCCGAGCCGATGACCTCGGCGGCCAGCAGGTCGACCTTGGCGGCCCGCCCGGCGCCGGAGGTGCCGCTGACCGCGACGACGTTGATCGCCGGGGTGACCAGCCCGGCGGCGACCGCAGGCAGCATGGCCAGCAGCGCCGAGGTCGGGTAGCAGCCGGGAACCGCGATCCGCGTGGTGCCGCGCAGGGCGTCGCGGTGGCCCGGGAGTTCGGGCAGGCCGTAGGGCCAGCTGCCGGCGTGCTCGGAGCCGTAGTACCGCTGCCAGGCGGCGGGGTCGGTGAGCCGGAAGTCCGCGCCGCAGTCGACGACCAGCACGTCCGGGCCGAGTTGTTCGGCGATGGCGGCCGAATGCCCGTGCGGCAGGCCGAGGAAGACCACGTCGTGGCCGGCCAGGGTGTCGGCGTCGGTGGGTTGCAGGACCCGGTCGGCCAGCGGCAGCAGGTGCGGGTGGTGCTCGGCCAGCGTGCTGCCGGCGCTGGATGCGGCGGTCAGCGCGCCGATCTGCAGCCGCCCGTCGGCGTACGCGGGGTGGCCGAGCAGCAGTCGGAGGATCTCACCGCCGGCGTATCCGCTGGCTCCGGCAATCGCGACGCTGGTCATTCCAGCATTTTGCATTGTTATGCAGTCAGTTGCAAGTTCATTCGAGCTGAGTTTTACGGGTTGTCCATCGGAATCACCTCGAGGGTGCTGGTGCCGGTGAATTCCGCACCGTCCTTCGGCGTGACGGACACCGTGATTGTGTAGGTACCGGTGGCGGTCAGCCCGATCGACTTGCCCCTGATGCTGCTGGCGCTGCGGCTGCACGCATCGGTGTGCTCGGTGTGGCTGTAGTCCCCCGGACCCGTCACGGTGGCCACGACCGTACAGCTGCTGCCGCCGATCTCGGTGCCGCCCTGCAACGCCGACCAGCCGTACTTGACGTTGACCGTCGGCGTGCTGTGGGAATAGGTGCGGTCCAGCTGGTAGCGATCCGGTCCGACCCGCCCACCACCGAGATCGGTGGTGACGATCTGCACCTGGTCGATGACCGGCGCGGCCGAGGTACTCGTCGTCGTGGCCGGTGCGGGCGCGCTCGTCGGGCTGCCGGTCACGGT contains:
- a CDS encoding nuclear transport factor 2 family protein encodes the protein MTARQQTIDRYIHGFLSSDHDAILGCLTDDVIWQIHGVRTTRGKTEFDEEIENPEFAGSPLMNVDRIIESDDVVVLTGTGEGMHRVAGPFRFAYNNMFTFRGDRICQVESYVVPLAG
- the argB gene encoding acetylglutamate kinase produces the protein MTASLPTPVKAQVLATALPWLKQLHGQIVVIKYGGNAMTDETLKAAFAADMVFLRNCGIHPVVVHGGGPQISAMLKRLGIDGDFKGGFRVTTPEVLDVARMVLFGQVGRELVNLINAHGPYAVGITGEDAQLFTAVRRSVNVDGVATDIGLVGDVDEVNPAAVRDLIGAGRIPVISTIAPDVDGVVHNINADTAAAAVAEALGAQKLLMLTDIEGLYTDWPDRESLVSEIDTAALKQLLPRLESGMVPKIEACLRAVDGGVPSAHVIDGRVEHCVLVELFTDEGTGTKVIPGSPGPGAKGTT
- a CDS encoding acetylornithine transaminase, with the translated sequence MSNSSLQQRWSTVMMNNYGTPPLALASGSGAVVTDADGRDYLDLLGGIAVNLLGHAHPAVAAAITAQFGRLGHTSNLYVTEPGVVLAERLIARLGPARDRGARVFFCNSGTEANELAFKISRLTGRTKLVAAEGSFHGRTMGALALTGQPSKRAPFEPLPGIVTHVPYGDEQALADAVDDQTAAVFLEPIMGEGGVITPPSGYLAAARRITAEHGALLVLDEVQTGVGRTGAFYAHQHDGIIPDVITLAKGLGGGLPIGACIGLGPAAELMTAGLHGSTFGGNPICAAAAGAVLETIDADGLLTAAGERGAQLRDGILAAGHPLVDHVRGRGLLLGVVLTAPSAKEVEAAARDAGYLVNATAPNVVRLAPPLIITAAQVEAFLADLPAILTAAQTAAGDTA
- a CDS encoding argininosuccinate synthase codes for the protein MSERVILAYSGGLDTSVAISWIGKETGREVVAVAIDLGQGGEDMEVVRQRAIDCGAVEAVVIDARDEFADEYCLPTIRSNGLYMDRYPLVSAISRPLIVKHLVAAAREHGGGIVAHGCTGKGNDQVRFEVGFASLAPDLDVLAPVRDYAWTREKAIAFAEENAIPINVTKRSPFSIDQNVWGRAVETGFLEHLWNAPTKDVYDYTQDPTLNWNTPDEVIISFEQGRPVAIDGRKVSVLEAIVELNRRAGEQGVGRLDVVEDRLVGIKSREIYEAPGAMVLITAHSELEHVTLERELGRFKRHTDQKWAELAYDGLWFSPLKRALETFVEHTQEHVSGDIRLVLHGGHIAVNGRRSSESLYDFNLATYDEGDSFDQSSAKGFVHVHGLSSKISAQRDLGIK
- a CDS encoding tetratricopeptide repeat protein, which encodes MDVAAVLARAELLAELGRHHEAAAVLRAGLAERPEDVELLTGLATLALDAGDPVTAYGCATAALEHDPAAGGPALRVLARLNLLAGDPDAAVELAHRVVAQDPADPSAHALLATCLSRGVGLGAGKRAGLAAVARVAELAPEDPDLLLQAALAAERLSEPDLARRLVTAGLQADPGHTELATANARLRDFTSERAAGLTRVLASDPTDRQARHALSEVVWGTLSRLASGVWIYAVALMLLSAWTPPGVLRYLTPLLMAPLLVHWTRLFVRLRRVLPAGYLSKRLWRNPVAVAGVLLAGLAALLASITPVLIRLAWNADGVRFGYRVLVSAVLIAALAHLLLDLGRIRRGGDTDVATHLDDQQGNWAVWLLGLGLPIGIGWAFSALARQPGALWFALMVLLIVLGVLGLEGAVKIGRLPRPVRYRLIIAALAALLVAGCGWLVTVCAERAAGTEFVYTVGPLSPENFPGPTITVPTFSTPAFRFDPQPPPVSTLGG
- a CDS encoding ATP-binding protein, which codes for MSADPDIDKLAATVADYPDVLELRLRLSRLLGERGRHAEALAHAVEALRISPGNAEVLAAVTRLAAEPPPAAPQPPEPGGDPGFDWGRAEAELSDIVGPEYLGDPGPEPARPAPRSGTRMTDVAGMDTVKAAIELSFIGPLRNPELARAYGTGAGGGLLLYGPPGCGKTFLASAIAGELGARFYPVGVPDIVEMASGGTEAALQELFATARATAPAVIFFDEIDAIGQKRSQLRGASVLRQLVTRLLTELDATVSRNEGVFVVGATNHPWDLDAALRRPGRFDRMLFVSPPDKPARAALIRAHLAGRPIEGIDLDAVVEGTAGFSGADVALVCRSAAQRAMADSLAGEPRCITMADLRAALASLSSSTGPWFTMARNVVEFANTDGAFDELAHYLRRGRGR
- the argF gene encoding ornithine carbamoyltransferase — its product is MSPRHFLRDDDLNPAEQAEVLALAAELKAAPFSRRPLEGPRGVAVIFEKNSTRTRFSFEMGIAQLGGHAVVVDGRSTQLGREETLEDTGVVLSRYVDAVVWRTFAQERLTAMAATATVPIVNALSDDFHPCQVLADLQTLAERRGGPAALAGLRLTYLGDGANNMAHSLMLGGVTAGLHVTIAAPAGFEPDPRFVADARARAAETGGTVSLTADPAAGADGADVLVTDTWTSMGQENDGLDRVRPFRPFQVNAALLGRAAPDAVVLHCLPAHRGQEITDEVMDGPHSAVFDEAENRLHAQKALLVWLLERSR
- a CDS encoding arginine repressor, which encodes MTDPKTTDPKTTDPKSKAAPEVAATRAGRQSRIVALLSAQPVHSQGELAALLAAEGIEVTQATLSRDLEELGAVKLRGADGGVGAYVVPEDGSPVRGVTGGTERLVRLLGELLVSTDASGNLAVLRTPPGAAHYLASAIDRAALPSVVGTVAGDDTLLLIAREPLTGAELAETIENLR
- the argH gene encoding argininosuccinate lyase is translated as MSTNEGSLWGGRFSDGPSEALAALSCSTHFDWVLAPYDVAASKAHAGVLHRAGLLTDQQRDGLLAGLDSLGADLADGSFAALPTDEDVHGALERGLIDRVGPELGGRLRAGRSRNDQVATLFRMWLRDAVRRVADGVLEVVGALAGQAAAHPDAIMPGKTHLQSAQPVLLAHQLLAHAHPLLRDVDRIADFDDRTAVSPYGSGALAGSSLGLNPDAIAADLGFARAAENSIDATAARDFAAEAAFIFAMIAVDLSRLAEDIIIWSTTEFGYVRLHDAWSTGSSIMPQKKNPDIAELARGKSGRLIGNLTGLLATLKAQPLAYNRDLQEDKEPVFDSVAQLELLAPAMAGLVGTLAFDTDRMAELAPAGYTLATDIAEWMVRQGVPFRVAHEAAGAAVKVAEGRGVGLDALSDADFAAIDPALTPAVREVLTVQGSVRSRNARGGTAPERVAEQLAGVGAAVEELRIRLSR